A stretch of Pseudorhodobacter turbinis DNA encodes these proteins:
- a CDS encoding DUF2163 domain-containing protein, whose translation MTTGKDGLLAHLESGTTTVCHAWGIERKDGMWFGFTDHDCDLVFGGQVYKANSGLTARALQQTTGLSVDNTEATGALSDLAVTEADILAGRFDGAALTGWQVNWANPEDRALTFRGTIGELSRAGGAFQAELRGLTESLNQPQGRAFQRSCAAVLGDAKCGFDLTQPGFSEEIPLETVTQNRIFRFSGLSEHSDRWFEKGRLTVLSGAAKGLVSIIKNDRLEDGQRVIELWQQITLPLLEGDMLRLEAGCDKRGTTCQLKFANFVNFRGFPDIPGEDWLTSYPVSTQTNTGGSLVR comes from the coding sequence GGCAAAGACGGCCTTTTGGCGCATCTTGAAAGTGGGACGACCACGGTTTGCCATGCTTGGGGGATCGAACGCAAAGACGGGATGTGGTTCGGGTTTACAGACCATGACTGTGATCTTGTCTTTGGCGGGCAGGTCTATAAGGCCAATTCCGGGCTGACAGCACGCGCGTTGCAACAGACCACGGGTCTGTCAGTAGATAATACAGAGGCAACAGGCGCCTTGTCGGATTTGGCGGTGACAGAAGCCGATATTCTGGCTGGCCGTTTCGACGGGGCGGCTTTGACCGGTTGGCAGGTGAATTGGGCCAACCCCGAGGATCGCGCGCTTACCTTTCGGGGCACTATCGGAGAGTTATCACGCGCCGGCGGCGCCTTTCAGGCCGAATTGCGCGGGTTGACCGAAAGCTTGAACCAACCGCAGGGGCGCGCGTTCCAGCGCAGCTGTGCTGCTGTTTTGGGGGATGCCAAATGCGGGTTTGATCTGACACAGCCGGGGTTTTCGGAAGAGATTCCGTTGGAAACCGTGACGCAGAACCGGATATTCCGGTTTTCGGGCCTGTCGGAACATAGTGATCGCTGGTTCGAGAAGGGTCGTTTGACAGTATTGTCTGGTGCGGCGAAGGGCTTGGTCTCGATTATCAAGAATGATCGTCTGGAAGATGGTCAGCGGGTGATCGAGTTGTGGCAACAAATCACCCTGCCGTTGCTGGAAGGGGACATGCTGCGGCTTGAGGCGGGATGTGATAAACGCGGGACAACCTGCCAATTGAAATTCGCCAACTTCGTGAACTTTCGTGGGTTCCCTGATATTCCTGGCGAGGATTGGCTGACCTCCTATCCCGTTTCGACGCAAACGAACACCGGCGGGAGTTTGGTACGATGA
- a CDS encoding NlpC/P60 family protein, which translates to MTPYQARIVTEAQAWIGTPYIHQASSKGAGTDCLGLLRGVWRAMRGPEPEVVPAYTPDWSEPSRDEVLMRAACRWLRRKPLGDVSPGDILLFRMRNGSVAKHLGIVGDVSPQPKFIHAYTGHGVIESPLSEPWARRIAARFEFP; encoded by the coding sequence ATGACGCCGTATCAAGCCCGTATTGTCACAGAGGCGCAGGCTTGGATCGGCACGCCGTATATACATCAAGCCAGCAGCAAGGGCGCGGGCACGGATTGCCTTGGCCTGCTGCGCGGGGTTTGGCGTGCGATGCGCGGGCCGGAGCCTGAAGTGGTGCCTGCCTATACGCCTGACTGGTCCGAGCCGAGCCGCGATGAAGTGTTGATGCGTGCGGCCTGTCGTTGGCTACGGCGAAAGCCTTTGGGTGATGTTTCACCGGGTGATATTTTGTTGTTTCGGATGCGAAATGGAAGCGTTGCCAAACACTTGGGAATTGTAGGTGATGTTTCACCTCAGCCCAAGTTTATCCATGCCTATACAGGGCATGGAGTGATTGAAAGCCCGCTGTCAGAGCCGTGGGCACGGCGCATCGCTGCGCGATTTGAATTTCCATAA
- a CDS encoding IS3 family transposase (programmed frameshift) produces the protein MKMTRYSEPQILAILRQAEGGVPVAELCREHGMSNASFYKWRAKYGGMDASMVSQMKAMEEENRRLKRMYADLSMQADLLKEALGKKLTGPSQRREMAETAVERRGVSIALACRAFEVSETCYRYSPKLKDENEVIADLLTGLTDARKTWGFGLCFLHLRNVKGHPWNHKRVYRIYCELELNLRIKPRKRLKREKPDVLAVPNRPNVTWSMDFMADRLGDGRAFRLLNVLDDFNREGLGIEVDFSLPAERVIRSLDRIIEWRGKPGTIRVDNGPEYISETLRKWAEKHSVTIQHIQPGQPQQNAYVERYNRTVRHEWLDQYIIESIEEAQDQATQWLWTYNNDRPNMGIGGITPAMKLKMAA, from the exons ATGAAAATGACCAGATATAGCGAACCCCAGATCCTTGCGATCCTGCGCCAAGCCGAAGGTGGTGTGCCGGTGGCCGAGCTTTGCCGTGAACATGGCATGAGCAATGCGTCGTTTTACAAATGGCGTGCGAAGTATGGTGGCATGGATGCATCCATGGTCAGCCAGATGAAAGCCATGGAGGAAGAGAACCGCAGGCTGAAGCGGATGTATGCAGATCTGAGCATGCAGGCGGACTTATTGAAGGAAGCCCTCGGAAAAAAGT TAACGGGGCCATCTCAGCGCCGCGAGATGGCCGAAACGGCGGTAGAGCGACGGGGCGTCAGCATCGCGCTGGCGTGCCGGGCCTTCGAGGTCAGCGAGACCTGCTATCGTTACAGCCCGAAGCTGAAAGACGAGAACGAGGTGATCGCCGATCTGCTGACAGGGCTGACGGATGCGCGCAAGACTTGGGGATTTGGCCTGTGTTTCCTGCATTTGCGCAACGTGAAGGGGCATCCGTGGAACCACAAGCGGGTCTACCGGATCTACTGTGAGCTGGAACTGAACCTGCGCATCAAGCCGCGCAAGCGGCTGAAACGGGAGAAGCCTGACGTTCTGGCGGTCCCGAACAGACCGAATGTGACCTGGTCCATGGACTTCATGGCGGATCGCCTCGGCGACGGCAGGGCTTTTCGGCTTTTGAATGTGTTGGACGACTTCAACCGCGAAGGGCTGGGGATCGAGGTTGATTTCTCGCTCCCTGCCGAACGGGTCATCCGCAGCCTTGATCGCATTATCGAATGGCGCGGAAAACCGGGCACGATCAGGGTCGACAATGGGCCGGAATATATCAGCGAAACACTGAGAAAATGGGCTGAGAAACATAGTGTTACGATCCAGCACATCCAACCCGGACAGCCCCAGCAGAACGCCTATGTCGAGCGCTACAACCGGACGGTTCGGCATGAATGGCTGGATCAATACATCATCGAAAGCATCGAGGAGGCTCAGGATCAGGCCACACAATGGCTCTGGACATATAACAACGACCGCCCGAACATGGGCATCGGCGGCATCACACCCGCTATGAAACTGAAAATGGCCGCGTAA
- the cysE gene encoding serine O-acetyltransferase: protein MHEQKQQITSLDPVWQRICDEAVQAVATEPLMGGLIHSSVLHHASLERALAFRFALKLASGEMSEQILREIADAAFVADPTLGQIARADIAAVYERDPACNRLLQPLLFLKGFQAVQAFRIGHWLWTQGRQDLALFVQMRVSEVFGVDIHPNAKLGCGIMIDHAHSIVIGETAVIGDNVSMLHSVTLGGTGKVDGDRHPKIGDGVLIGAGAKVLGNITIGHCSRIAAGSVVLSDIPPCKTVAGIPARVVGEAGCDQPSIMMNQVFDSTD, encoded by the coding sequence ATGCACGAGCAGAAACAACAGATCACATCGCTTGATCCCGTGTGGCAGCGTATTTGTGATGAGGCTGTGCAAGCCGTCGCAACGGAACCGCTCATGGGCGGCTTGATCCATTCCAGCGTCTTGCATCATGCATCTCTGGAGCGCGCCTTGGCCTTTCGCTTTGCACTCAAACTCGCATCGGGAGAGATGAGCGAACAAATCTTGCGTGAAATTGCGGATGCGGCCTTTGTAGCCGATCCAACACTGGGCCAGATCGCACGGGCAGACATAGCTGCTGTGTATGAGCGTGACCCCGCCTGCAATCGCCTTTTGCAACCGTTATTGTTCCTTAAAGGGTTTCAGGCAGTTCAGGCCTTCCGCATCGGCCATTGGCTGTGGACGCAAGGGCGGCAGGATTTGGCATTGTTTGTACAAATGCGGGTGTCTGAGGTGTTCGGCGTTGATATCCACCCTAATGCGAAGCTTGGGTGCGGGATCATGATTGACCATGCGCATTCCATCGTAATTGGTGAAACCGCGGTGATTGGCGATAATGTCTCCATGCTGCACTCGGTCACTTTGGGCGGTACTGGCAAGGTAGATGGTGATCGTCATCCCAAAATCGGAGATGGCGTATTGATCGGTGCTGGGGCCAAGGTTTTGGGCAATATCACGATTGGCCATTGCTCCCGGATTGCGGCTGGATCGGTTGTATTAAGCGATATACCTCCTTGCAAGACCGTGGCCGGTATCCCCGCGCGAGTTGTAGGGGAAGCGGGTTGCGATCAGCCATCTATCATGATGAACCAAGTGTTTGATAGCACAGATTAA
- a CDS encoding IS1595 family transposase codes for MLYAYVAKLIPLRGKPKQGFWHNYARPDITVADRGGASRFRRISGRSNGAIHMALEPIIAADSVLCSDGLDGYAAFAEYRGIEHRVIKAKPGQKTASKTYHIHNINNLHSRYKEFIKPFRGPASKYLEGYLQWFVGRVSKVRPGDLLRAV; via the coding sequence ATGCTGTACGCCTATGTGGCAAAACTTATCCCGCTCCGTGGTAAACCAAAACAGGGGTTTTGGCATAACTATGCCCGTCCCGACATCACGGTGGCAGATCGAGGCGGCGCCAGTCGCTTTCGGCGCATATCTGGACGCTCGAACGGCGCCATCCATATGGCTCTCGAGCCGATCATTGCCGCTGACTCCGTACTTTGCTCGGACGGGTTGGATGGCTATGCCGCTTTCGCGGAATATAGAGGCATTGAGCACCGCGTTATCAAGGCCAAGCCAGGACAGAAGACCGCTTCCAAGACCTATCACATACATAACATCAACAATCTTCATTCACGATACAAAGAGTTCATCAAACCTTTCAGGGGGCCTGCCTCAAAATACCTTGAAGGTTATCTTCAATGGTTCGTCGGCCGCGTCAGCAAGGTGCGCCCTGGTGATCTTTTGCGCGCCGTTTGA
- a CDS encoding pyruvate dehydrogenase complex dihydrolipoamide acetyltransferase, with protein sequence MATQILMPALSPTMEEGTLAKWLIKEGDTVKSGDIMAEIETDKATMEFEAVDEGIVGKILVAEGSAGVKVNTPIAVLLEEGEDASAADIAPAKAEAAPAEAPKAEAAAAPKATATAAPAAPKAAGARVFASPLARRIAADKGIDLTQITGSGPHGRIVKADVEGAKPAISAPVATAPAPAASAAPASGATADTVKKMFADRDYEEVTLDGMRRTIAARLTEAKQTIPHFYLRRDVQLDALMAFRATLNKQLEGREIKLSVNDFIIKACANALQAVPDCNAVWAGDRILKLKPSDVAVAVAIEGGLFTPVLRDAHQKSLSTLSAEMKDLASRAKTKKLAPHEYQGGSFAISNLGMMGVDNFDAVINPPHGSILAVGAGVKKPVVNAAGEIAVATVMSMTLSVDHRVIDGALGAQFLKAVIDNLENPMSMLA encoded by the coding sequence ATGGCTACGCAAATCTTGATGCCCGCGCTTTCACCCACGATGGAAGAAGGCACATTGGCGAAATGGTTGATCAAGGAAGGTGATACCGTCAAATCCGGCGATATCATGGCCGAGATTGAAACCGACAAGGCGACGATGGAATTTGAAGCGGTCGATGAAGGTATCGTCGGGAAAATTCTGGTTGCCGAAGGCAGCGCCGGGGTGAAAGTGAACACCCCTATCGCGGTTCTGCTGGAAGAGGGCGAGGATGCCTCTGCCGCGGATATCGCCCCCGCCAAGGCCGAGGCGGCGCCTGCAGAGGCACCAAAAGCCGAAGCAGCTGCTGCCCCTAAAGCCACGGCGACGGCCGCCCCTGCGGCGCCCAAAGCAGCTGGCGCACGCGTCTTTGCCTCACCGCTGGCGCGGCGTATTGCTGCGGACAAGGGCATTGATCTGACGCAGATCACCGGATCCGGCCCGCATGGGCGGATCGTAAAGGCGGATGTCGAGGGGGCAAAACCGGCCATTTCCGCGCCAGTCGCGACAGCCCCTGCCCCAGCGGCCTCTGCGGCACCGGCCAGTGGTGCCACAGCCGATACGGTAAAGAAGATGTTCGCCGATCGCGACTATGAGGAAGTTACGCTGGACGGTATGCGCCGGACCATCGCGGCCCGCCTGACCGAAGCCAAGCAAACCATCCCGCATTTCTATCTGCGCCGCGATGTGCAGCTAGATGCGCTGATGGCCTTCCGTGCCACGCTTAACAAGCAGTTGGAAGGGCGCGAGATCAAGCTGTCGGTCAATGACTTCATCATCAAGGCCTGTGCCAATGCCTTGCAAGCCGTGCCGGACTGCAATGCGGTTTGGGCCGGTGACCGGATCTTGAAGCTGAAACCGTCGGATGTGGCGGTTGCCGTTGCGATTGAGGGGGGCTTGTTCACGCCGGTCTTGCGCGATGCACATCAAAAATCCCTCTCGACCCTTTCGGCCGAGATGAAGGATCTGGCATCGCGCGCGAAAACCAAAAAACTGGCACCGCATGAATATCAAGGCGGCAGCTTTGCGATTTCAAACCTCGGGATGATGGGGGTGGATAATTTCGATGCGGTTATCAACCCGCCACACGGATCGATTTTGGCCGTTGGTGCAGGCGTGAAAAAGCCGGTGGTGAATGCTGCGGGGGAGATTGCCGTGGCAACAGTCATGTCGATGACGCTCTCGGTAGATCACCGTGTTATTGACGGCGCTTTGGGGGCGCAATTCCTCAAGGCCGTGATCGATAATCTGGAAAACCCGATGTCTATGCTGGCCTGA
- a CDS encoding pyruvate dehydrogenase complex E1 component subunit beta, translating into MATQILMPALSPTMEEGTLAKWLVKEGDTVKSGDIMAEIETDKATMEFEAVDEGIVGKLLVAEGTAGVKVNTPIAVLVEEGESADDVQAAPAAEAPQAAPEPKAAAAAPSVPADVKSKASPDWPEGTPMKTMTVREALREAMAEEMRSNDRVYLMGEEVGEYQGAYKISQGLLDEFGPKRVVDTPITEHGFAGIAVGSAFAGLNPIVEFMTFNFAMQAIDQILNSAAKTLYMSGGQMGCPIVFRGANGAAARVGAQHSQCYAAWYAAVPGLKVVMPYSASDAKGLLKQAIRDPNPVIFLENEIMYGKSFEVPDLEDFTIPFGKARIWREGTDVTIVSFGIGMTYALEAADKLAEDGISAEVIDLRTLRPIDYDTVLASVQKTNRCVTVEEGWPVGAIGNHLSATIMEKAFDYLDAPVINCTGKDVPMPYAANLEKHALITAAEVVEAVKSVCYR; encoded by the coding sequence ATGGCAACGCAAATCCTAATGCCGGCCCTTTCACCCACGATGGAAGAGGGCACTTTGGCCAAATGGTTGGTCAAAGAGGGCGACACCGTTAAATCCGGCGATATCATGGCCGAAATTGAAACCGACAAGGCGACGATGGAATTTGAAGCGGTTGACGAAGGTATCGTCGGCAAGCTTTTGGTCGCCGAAGGCACCGCAGGCGTGAAGGTGAATACACCCATCGCCGTGCTGGTCGAAGAAGGCGAAAGCGCCGATGACGTGCAGGCAGCACCCGCAGCCGAGGCACCTCAAGCCGCCCCTGAGCCAAAAGCTGCAGCCGCCGCACCGTCGGTCCCCGCGGACGTAAAATCCAAAGCCTCGCCAGATTGGCCCGAAGGCACGCCCATGAAGACCATGACCGTGCGCGAAGCCTTGCGCGAGGCGATGGCCGAAGAGATGCGCAGCAACGACCGTGTCTATTTGATGGGCGAGGAGGTTGGCGAATATCAGGGCGCTTACAAGATCTCGCAAGGGTTGCTGGATGAATTCGGTCCCAAGCGCGTGGTCGACACACCGATCACCGAACACGGCTTTGCCGGCATCGCTGTAGGGTCTGCCTTTGCCGGTCTGAACCCTATTGTAGAGTTCATGACCTTCAACTTTGCCATGCAGGCGATTGACCAGATCCTGAACTCTGCCGCCAAGACGCTTTATATGTCGGGCGGGCAGATGGGGTGTCCGATTGTGTTCCGGGGTGCCAATGGTGCCGCCGCCCGCGTTGGTGCGCAGCACAGCCAATGCTATGCCGCTTGGTATGCCGCGGTTCCCGGGTTGAAAGTGGTCATGCCCTATTCGGCATCGGATGCGAAAGGCTTGCTCAAACAGGCGATCCGCGATCCGAACCCGGTGATCTTCCTTGAAAACGAGATCATGTATGGCAAATCCTTTGAGGTGCCAGATCTGGAAGATTTCACCATTCCGTTTGGCAAGGCGCGTATCTGGCGCGAAGGCACGGATGTCACCATCGTTTCATTTGGCATCGGCATGACCTATGCGCTGGAGGCGGCTGACAAGCTGGCCGAGGATGGTATTTCAGCGGAAGTGATCGATCTGCGTACCCTGCGCCCGATTGATTACGACACGGTTCTGGCCTCGGTTCAGAAAACCAATCGCTGTGTCACGGTTGAGGAAGGCTGGCCCGTGGGCGCCATCGGCAACCATTTGTCCGCGACGATCATGGAAAAGGCCTTCGATTACCTCGATGCGCCGGTGATCAATTGCACAGGCAAGGATGTACCGATGCCCTATGCGGCGAACCTCGAAAAACATGCACTGATCACGGCCGCGGAAGTGGTCGAGGCTGTTAAATCTGTCTGCTACCGGTAA
- the pdhA gene encoding pyruvate dehydrogenase (acetyl-transferring) E1 component subunit alpha yields MAVPKKTAKPNTSKEELLGFYKEMLLIRRFEEKAGQLYGMGLIGGFCHLYIGQEAVVVGIEAAAKEGDKRITSYRDHGHMLACGMDPKGVMAELTGREGGYSKGKGGSMHMFSKEKHFYGGHGIVGAQVPLGAGLAFADKYLGNDNVSFTYFGDGAANQGQVYEAYNMAELWNLPVVFVIENNQYAMGTSMKRSTKSPSLWERGAAYGIKGEAVDGMDVLAVKAAAEKAVAVCRAGDGPYILEMNTYRYRGHSMSDPAKYRTREEVQKMRDEKDAIEHVRDLLVQGGHATDDDLKAIDKDIKAVVNESAEFAKESPEPALEELWTDIYA; encoded by the coding sequence ATGGCCGTACCGAAGAAAACCGCGAAACCGAACACATCCAAAGAAGAGCTGTTGGGCTTTTACAAGGAAATGCTGCTGATCCGTCGTTTCGAGGAAAAAGCAGGGCAACTTTACGGGATGGGGTTGATTGGCGGTTTTTGCCACCTCTACATCGGGCAAGAGGCCGTGGTTGTCGGCATCGAAGCCGCCGCCAAAGAAGGCGACAAGCGCATCACCTCTTACCGCGACCATGGTCATATGTTGGCCTGTGGGATGGACCCAAAGGGCGTTATGGCCGAGTTGACGGGGCGTGAGGGCGGCTATTCCAAGGGGAAAGGTGGCTCTATGCACATGTTCTCCAAGGAAAAGCACTTTTACGGCGGTCACGGGATTGTTGGCGCGCAGGTGCCGCTGGGGGCCGGACTGGCCTTTGCCGATAAATATCTGGGCAATGACAATGTGTCCTTTACCTATTTCGGCGATGGCGCGGCGAACCAAGGTCAGGTTTATGAAGCCTATAACATGGCCGAGCTTTGGAACCTTCCGGTGGTTTTCGTTATTGAAAACAACCAATACGCCATGGGCACCAGCATGAAACGCTCCACAAAATCGCCTTCGCTTTGGGAACGTGGTGCGGCTTACGGCATCAAGGGTGAGGCCGTGGACGGCATGGATGTTCTGGCCGTGAAGGCCGCTGCTGAAAAAGCTGTGGCCGTGTGCCGCGCCGGCGACGGTCCCTATATTTTGGAAATGAACACCTACCGCTACCGTGGCCATTCCATGTCTGACCCCGCGAAATACCGCACCCGCGAAGAGGTGCAAAAGATGCGCGATGAAAAAGACGCCATCGAACATGTGCGCGATCTTTTGGTTCAGGGCGGTCATGCGACGGATGATGACCTCAAGGCCATCGACAAAGACATCAAGGCAGTCGTCAATGAGAGCGCCGAATTTGCCAAAGAAAGCCCGGAGCCCGCGTTGGAAGAGCTCTGGACAGATATTTACGCCTGA
- a CDS encoding FtsB family cell division protein, which produces MTTQKSRPAITSLLLMMAAVSLGGYFTFAAVQGDYGVFRQVQLRAEERSLTEQRDKLRAELERMQNLTLRLSDSYLDLDLLDEQARDVLGYLRADEIVIR; this is translated from the coding sequence ATGACGACCCAGAAATCACGCCCCGCAATTACATCACTTTTATTGATGATGGCTGCCGTCTCTCTTGGCGGCTATTTTACGTTTGCCGCCGTGCAGGGCGATTACGGTGTTTTCCGTCAGGTGCAACTTCGCGCCGAGGAACGCAGCCTGACCGAGCAGCGCGACAAGCTGCGCGCCGAGCTGGAGCGGATGCAAAACCTGACCTTGCGCCTTTCAGACAGCTACCTTGATCTTGATCTTCTGGATGAGCAGGCCCGCGATGTGCTGGGCTACCTGCGCGCCGATGAGATCGTTATCCGCTAA
- a CDS encoding fructose bisphosphate aldolase, whose product MAKTKMAEHMTKGAGFIAALDQSGGSTPKALRLYGVEESAYSTDAEMFDMVHAMRARIMKSPAFNGEKVVGAILFEATMDRDVDGIPTAQYLWEKRGVVPFLKIDKGLEDEANGVQLLKPIPGLTELLARAAKAGIFGTKERSVINAANPKGIEAIVAQQFALGAEVTAAGLMPILEPEVTITIADKAEAEELLRDAILRHLDALPAGQKVMLKLSLPTKANHYKALVDHPAVMKVVALSGGYSRDEANRMLSQNAGMIASFSRALSEGLNAGQTDAEFDATLAKAIDAIHAASVAG is encoded by the coding sequence ATGGCGAAGACCAAAATGGCCGAACATATGACCAAAGGCGCAGGCTTTATCGCGGCGTTGGATCAAAGCGGCGGCTCCACCCCCAAGGCGCTGCGGCTTTATGGCGTTGAGGAAAGCGCCTATAGCACCGACGCCGAGATGTTCGATATGGTTCACGCCATGCGCGCCCGGATCATGAAGTCGCCTGCATTTAATGGCGAAAAAGTTGTCGGCGCGATCTTGTTTGAAGCAACCATGGACCGCGACGTCGACGGGATTCCCACCGCACAATACCTGTGGGAAAAACGCGGCGTTGTGCCTTTTTTGAAAATCGACAAGGGGCTTGAGGATGAGGCCAACGGCGTGCAGCTGCTAAAGCCCATCCCCGGCCTTACCGAGCTTTTGGCACGTGCGGCAAAGGCGGGCATTTTCGGCACCAAGGAACGTTCTGTCATTAATGCGGCCAACCCAAAGGGCATTGAGGCGATCGTTGCCCAGCAATTCGCCTTGGGGGCAGAGGTTACTGCCGCTGGACTGATGCCAATTTTGGAGCCCGAGGTCACCATCACCATCGCCGACAAGGCAGAGGCCGAAGAGCTGCTGCGCGACGCAATCTTGCGCCATCTGGACGCGCTGCCTGCTGGTCAAAAGGTCATGCTCAAGCTGTCTTTGCCCACAAAAGCAAATCATTACAAAGCTTTGGTGGATCACCCTGCGGTGATGAAGGTTGTCGCCCTCTCGGGTGGGTATTCGCGGGATGAAGCAAACCGGATGCTGTCGCAAAACGCAGGCATGATCGCCAGCTTTAGCCGTGCGCTTTCCGAAGGGCTGAACGCAGGGCAGACCGATGCAGAGTTCGACGCAACGCTTGCCAAAGCAATCGACGCGATCCACGCCGCCTCTGTCGCAGGCTAA
- a CDS encoding phosphoglycerate kinase, giving the protein MAWKTLDDMDLNGKVALVRVDLNVPMSGGKVTDATRIERIIPTVADILAKGGKPVLLAHFGRPKGAVVPEMSLDQVVPALQAALGDVKVSFASDCIGAPAKTAVAAMGVKEVVLLENTRFHAGEEKNDAMLAASMAALGDVYVNDAFSAAHRAHASTEAIARLLPNCAGRLMQAELTALEAALGNPARPVAAVVGGAKVSTKLDLLGNLVTKVDHLIIGGGMANTFLVAQGIEVGKSLAERDMTETALEILAKAKQAGCTIHLPSDIVVAREFKEGAASEVLPASACPEDAMILDAGPESVAHIAEVFTNSRTLIWNGPLGAFEISPFDAATNTAAQKAGALTGEGSLVSVAGGGDTVAALNKAGVADQFTYISSAGGAFLEWMEGKDLPGVAVLKD; this is encoded by the coding sequence ATGGCTTGGAAAACACTGGATGACATGGACTTGAACGGCAAAGTTGCGCTGGTGCGGGTGGATTTGAACGTGCCCATGTCCGGCGGCAAGGTAACGGATGCCACCCGTATTGAGCGGATCATCCCGACGGTGGCGGATATTCTGGCCAAGGGCGGCAAGCCCGTGCTGCTGGCGCATTTCGGTCGGCCCAAGGGGGCCGTGGTGCCAGAGATGAGCCTGGACCAGGTGGTCCCGGCCCTCCAAGCCGCTTTGGGTGATGTTAAGGTGAGCTTTGCCAGTGACTGCATCGGCGCACCTGCGAAAACGGCCGTGGCCGCGATGGGGGTCAAAGAGGTGGTCTTGTTGGAAAATACCCGTTTCCATGCAGGCGAAGAGAAAAACGACGCGATGCTGGCCGCAAGCATGGCCGCCTTGGGCGATGTCTATGTCAATGATGCGTTTTCGGCCGCACACCGCGCCCATGCCAGCACCGAGGCGATTGCCCGGCTTTTGCCCAATTGCGCAGGCCGTTTGATGCAAGCCGAGTTGACAGCGCTAGAGGCCGCTTTGGGCAACCCTGCCCGTCCGGTGGCGGCCGTCGTTGGCGGGGCCAAGGTTTCGACCAAGCTGGACCTGCTGGGCAACCTTGTGACCAAGGTCGATCATCTGATCATCGGCGGCGGCATGGCCAATACCTTTCTGGTGGCACAAGGGATCGAGGTCGGAAAATCCCTTGCCGAACGGGACATGACCGAAACAGCGCTTGAAATTCTTGCCAAGGCAAAACAGGCCGGCTGCACCATCCACCTGCCAAGCGATATCGTGGTCGCGCGTGAGTTCAAGGAAGGCGCCGCCTCTGAGGTTTTGCCTGCAAGCGCCTGCCCCGAGGATGCGATGATCCTTGATGCCGGCCCTGAAAGCGTCGCCCATATCGCCGAGGTATTCACCAATTCCCGCACCTTGATCTGGAACGGCCCGCTGGGTGCGTTTGAAATCTCTCCCTTTGACGCGGCCACCAATACTGCCGCACAAAAGGCCGGCGCTTTGACGGGCGAAGGCAGCCTTGTCTCGGTTGCGGGCGGCGGTGACACCGTGGCCGCGCTGAACAAAGCAGGGGTCGCGGATCAATTCACCTATATTTCGAGCGCAGGCGGTGCGTTCCTGGAGTGGATGGAGGGCAAGGATCTCCCCGGCGTTGCCGTCCTCAAGGATTGA
- a CDS encoding peptidylprolyl isomerase, with the protein MADIKDPENTILMELKNGTVVIELLADVAPEHTKRMKELAREGAYDNVCFHRVIDGFMAQTGDVEHGDMEDGFNVRRAGTGGSDKPDLPAEFSKLPHARGTLGAARSSNPNSANSQFFINFKDNDFLNGQYTVYGRVISGMEHVDAIVKGEPPEAPDRMISVKVAADA; encoded by the coding sequence ATGGCCGATATCAAAGACCCCGAAAACACGATCCTGATGGAACTCAAGAACGGTACCGTCGTGATTGAACTGCTTGCAGACGTCGCACCGGAACATACCAAACGTATGAAAGAGCTGGCCCGTGAAGGCGCTTATGACAACGTTTGCTTTCACCGCGTGATCGACGGCTTCATGGCCCAGACCGGCGATGTAGAGCACGGCGATATGGAAGACGGCTTTAATGTGCGCCGCGCAGGAACGGGCGGTTCCGACAAGCCCGACCTTCCGGCAGAGTTTTCCAAGCTGCCCCACGCGCGCGGCACTTTGGGGGCGGCACGTTCGTCGAACCCGAACTCGGCCAACAGCCAGTTTTTCATTAACTTCAAAGACAATGATTTCCTGAACGGGCAATACACGGTTTATGGCCGCGTGATTTCCGGGATGGAACATGTGGATGCGATCGTCAAAGGCGAGCCACCCGAAGCGCCTGACCGCATGATCTCGGTCAAGGTTGCCGCTGATGCGTAA